A segment of the Deltaproteobacteria bacterium genome:
CGACGCTTTCGAGCATAGCCTACCCTCCTTGCTCTTGGCTCCCTGACATGGGCGGTTGGGGCGTGTCTTTAAACGAAACGCCGTCTAGGGTCGGGGCCTGGACCCCGCCGCTCAAGGTATGCAAAACGTGTCCGCCGCGCTCGGCGTCGGTCGCGAAATGCTCTTTGAACATATCGGGAAAGAAGAACATCTTGAACACGGCGAAGAGGACGACCAGCTTGACCAAGATAATGGTCCAAAGCCGCCGCCCCAGAGTCATTGACCGAAAGCCCTGCGCATAGAAGGAGATGATGCCTTTCATGACCGTCCACCCGATTTTGAAGTTGACGGCTTTCCGCCTACTCCTCTTCCGGGTTCGTGTCCATCATCGCGAT
Coding sequences within it:
- a CDS encoding DUF4492 domain-containing protein; the protein is MKGIISFYAQGFRSMTLGRRLWTIILVKLVVLFAVFKMFFFPDMFKEHFATDAERGGHVLHTLSGGVQAPTLDGVSFKDTPQPPMSGSQEQGG